A window of the Chiloscyllium plagiosum isolate BGI_BamShark_2017 chromosome 13, ASM401019v2, whole genome shotgun sequence genome harbors these coding sequences:
- the LOC122555710 gene encoding BEN domain-containing protein 5-like isoform X2 — protein sequence MAAVAKFAFVRFLDDNGVSRIVSIQEDVQKFKLLTHNPSRVYMVRWIQASIGKSEDYNSGEYMRSPNDPYYKAQIMLLAESPEEIRAERAKHKLLKYPTWDSNVESDSASHGPGPSRNTQGKRVLEATGVTRDKRARTESAWRKHLQRLIDGFKTEMPDCALGNMTDALSVSGGFVNEMTPPPRMVGHDWQERKPGLMQVEAENKVLRQKVESLNSDLQEATRIIRRLQERMDQLQDLNCRLQERLLNRAQPRQPALSRRAVDLTRPALPRSVQMNTEPSPTFTGTDGETSTCADNLYIPIDGMVQLQGGLEITERQWENVLRSKTNSMFVKTLAAAVWGSDVLRNRSIHGRVCARFINADTPPVPKPALSPVKLSAIKACYGHYLRSKGMSTEGVCKEQARVHGYISEKIMDLNRTRKSSLAQESVSQ from the exons ATGGCGGCAGTCGCAAAATTTGCATTTGTCAGATTCCTTGATGACAATGGGGTATCTAGGATTGTGTCCATTCAGGAGGACGTCCAAAAGTTTAAGCTCCTGACACACAATCCCAGCAGGGTATATATGGTTCGATGGATCCAGGCGAGCATTGGCAAGTCAGAGGACTATAACTCTGGTGAATATATGCGGAGCCCCAATGATCCATACTATAAAGCACAGATCATGCTTCTCGCAG AGTCCCCTgaagagatcagagctgaaagagcTAAACATAAACTGCTGAAGTATCCTACCTGGGATAGCAATGTGGAATCGGACAGTGCCAGTCATGGGCCTGGCCCAAGCAGGAACACACAGGGGAAGAGAGTATTAGAGGCCACTGGTGTGACAAGG GATAAGAGAGCTCGGACAGAAAGTGCGTGGAGAAAACATCTGCAGAGGCTAATAGATGGTTTCAAGACCGAGATGCCCGACTGTGCTCTGGGGAATATGACAGATGCCCTCTCTGTATCAGGAGGGTTTGTGAATGAGATGACCCCGCCACCAAGGATGGTCGGACATGACTGGCAGGAAAGGAAACCAGGGCTCATGCAGGTGGAAGCTGAGAACAAAGTCCTCAGGCAGAAGGTGGAGTCCCTAAACAGTGACCTGCAGGAGGCTACAAGAATCATCCGTCGCCTGCAGGAGAGAATGGACCAGCTGCAGGACCTCAACTGCCGACTCCAAGAGCGACTCCTAAACCGCGCCCAGC CACGCCAACCTGCACTGTCCAGACGGGCCGTGGATCTGACAAGACCAGCACTGCCCAGATCAGTGCAGATGAATACGGAGCCTTCACCCACATTCACTGGCACAGACGGAGAGACCAGCACCTGTGCAGACAATCTCTATATTCCTATCGATGGAATG GTTCAACTTCAGGGTGGTCTGGAGATTACAGAGCGCCAATGGGAAAATGTTCTGCGATCGAAGACAAACTCGATGTTTGTCAAGACCCTGGCTGCCGCTGTATGGGGCTCGGACGTGCTCCGCAATAGGTCGATTCATGGCAGAGTGTGTGCCCGCTTCATCAATGCGGACACACCTCCGGTACCGAAGCCTGCACTTTCTCCTGTTAAACTGAGTGCTATTAAAG CTTGCTACGGCCACTATCTCAGATCTAAGGGGATGAGTACTGAAGGGGTCTGTAAGGAGCAAGCCCGGGTCCATGGTTATATATCAGAGAAGATCATGGACCTAAACAGAACAAGAAAGAGCAGCCTGGCACAAGAGTCGGTGTCACAGTGA
- the LOC122555710 gene encoding BEN domain-containing protein 5-like isoform X3 — MAAVAKFAFVRFLDDNGVSRIVSIQEDVQKFKLLTHNPSRVYMVRWIQASIGKSEDYNSESPEEIRAERAKHKLLKYPTWDSNVESDSASHGPGPSRNTQGKRVLEATGVTRKDKRARTESAWRKHLQRLIDGFKTEMPDCALGNMTDALSVSGGFVNEMTPPPRMVGHDWQERKPGLMQVEAENKVLRQKVESLNSDLQEATRIIRRLQERMDQLQDLNCRLQERLLNRAQPRQPALSRRAVDLTRPALPRSVQMNTEPSPTFTGTDGETSTCADNLYIPIDGMVQLQGGLEITERQWENVLRSKTNSMFVKTLAAAVWGSDVLRNRSIHGRVCARFINADTPPVPKPALSPVKLSAIKACYGHYLRSKGMSTEGVCKEQARVHGYISEKIMDLNRTRKSSLAQESVSQ; from the exons ATGGCGGCAGTCGCAAAATTTGCATTTGTCAGATTCCTTGATGACAATGGGGTATCTAGGATTGTGTCCATTCAGGAGGACGTCCAAAAGTTTAAGCTCCTGACACACAATCCCAGCAGGGTATATATGGTTCGATGGATCCAGGCGAGCATTGGCAAGTCAGAGGACTATAACTCTG AGTCCCCTgaagagatcagagctgaaagagcTAAACATAAACTGCTGAAGTATCCTACCTGGGATAGCAATGTGGAATCGGACAGTGCCAGTCATGGGCCTGGCCCAAGCAGGAACACACAGGGGAAGAGAGTATTAGAGGCCACTGGTGTGACAAGG AAGGATAAGAGAGCTCGGACAGAAAGTGCGTGGAGAAAACATCTGCAGAGGCTAATAGATGGTTTCAAGACCGAGATGCCCGACTGTGCTCTGGGGAATATGACAGATGCCCTCTCTGTATCAGGAGGGTTTGTGAATGAGATGACCCCGCCACCAAGGATGGTCGGACATGACTGGCAGGAAAGGAAACCAGGGCTCATGCAGGTGGAAGCTGAGAACAAAGTCCTCAGGCAGAAGGTGGAGTCCCTAAACAGTGACCTGCAGGAGGCTACAAGAATCATCCGTCGCCTGCAGGAGAGAATGGACCAGCTGCAGGACCTCAACTGCCGACTCCAAGAGCGACTCCTAAACCGCGCCCAGC CACGCCAACCTGCACTGTCCAGACGGGCCGTGGATCTGACAAGACCAGCACTGCCCAGATCAGTGCAGATGAATACGGAGCCTTCACCCACATTCACTGGCACAGACGGAGAGACCAGCACCTGTGCAGACAATCTCTATATTCCTATCGATGGAATG GTTCAACTTCAGGGTGGTCTGGAGATTACAGAGCGCCAATGGGAAAATGTTCTGCGATCGAAGACAAACTCGATGTTTGTCAAGACCCTGGCTGCCGCTGTATGGGGCTCGGACGTGCTCCGCAATAGGTCGATTCATGGCAGAGTGTGTGCCCGCTTCATCAATGCGGACACACCTCCGGTACCGAAGCCTGCACTTTCTCCTGTTAAACTGAGTGCTATTAAAG CTTGCTACGGCCACTATCTCAGATCTAAGGGGATGAGTACTGAAGGGGTCTGTAAGGAGCAAGCCCGGGTCCATGGTTATATATCAGAGAAGATCATGGACCTAAACAGAACAAGAAAGAGCAGCCTGGCACAAGAGTCGGTGTCACAGTGA
- the LOC122555709 gene encoding E3 ubiquitin-protein ligase TRIM11-like, producing MAAEVSDPLEEELSCQVCLEIYTEPVILSCKHSFCRGCLEAVWREAEGYSCPQCRAAWADRPRLEKNFQLANIVAGYLALEPRHGVVPCTYCTKKRRSALKSCLQCEVSMCSLHLRLHQDNAVLKGHPLTEPTADMAMAKCAQHQKLLEIYCKDDAACVCSLCALIGSHKGHDLISVSEAAKELRNNLGDQQEELKQKVKVSQAALEDVKKEKENVLAAIKEKEINVEEKYEALRRQIDDEERKAFEELDREKIQVTAEIDARILDVQNAAKEFDKSLMDLNNLSEKYDDIPFIQEFNSITARLKDISLPLESLPYSLNSVQVKDHIKCSVEGSEEQRSRQIMVKLYGQSPTLDPDTANPYLVLTDNNRTVSASNYIQVFPKSTQIFDRWPQILGAKGVSYGQSYWEIQVKDGDGAWSIGVCYKSINRKGEGNDCLLGFNDKSWCIHSGPDALSGLHNGRRIAVKAEKPSTVGVYINFEGGIISFYSVPGSELTLLHTFNGRFTEPLYPALRVRMGVTLSLSVLK from the exons ATGGCGGCCGAGGTGTCGGATCCCCTGGAGGAGGAGCTGAGCTGCCAGGTGTGCCTGGAGATTTACACCGAGCCGGTGATCCTGAGCTGTAAGCACAGCTTCTGCCGGGGCTGCCTGGAGGCGGTGTGGAGGGAGGCGGAGGGTTACTCGTGCCCGCAGTGCCGGGCGGCCTGGGCGGACAGGCCCCGCCTGGAGAAGAACTTCCAACTGGCCAACATCGTGGCCGGTTACCTGGCCCTGGAGCCCCGCCACGGCGTCGTGCCCTGCACCTACTGCACCAAGAAGAGGCGCTCGGCCCTCAAGAGCTGCCTGCAGTGTGAGGTGTCCATGTGCTCCCTGCACCTCCGGCTGCACCAGGACAACGCGGTGCTGAAGGGCCACCCCCTGACCGAGCCGACCGCCGACATGGCGATGGCCAAGTGCGCACAACACCAAAAGCTGCTGGAGATCTACTGCAAGGACGATGCTGCCTGTGTCTGCAGCCTCTGCGCTTTAATAGGAAGCCACAAGGGCCACGACTTAATCAGCGTCAGTGAAGCAGCAAAGGAGCTGAgg AATAATTTGGGAGATCAACAGGAGGAACTCAAGCAAAAAGTTAAAGTTTCCCAAGCTGCTCTTGAAGAtgttaagaaagagaaggaaaatgtTTTG GCAGCAATAAAGGagaaggaaataaatgttgagGAGAAATACGAAGCTCTCAGGAGGCAGATTGATGATGAAGAGAGGAAAGCTTTCGAAGAGCTAGACAGGGAGAAGATCCAAGTAACAGCAGAGATCGATGCAAGGATCCTCGACGTCCAGAATGCAGCCAAAGAATTTGACAAGTCTCTAATGGATCTGAACAATCTGTCAGAAAAGTACGATGACATCCCATTTATACAG GAATTTAACTCCATCACTGCCCG CTTGAAGGATATCTCGCTGCCACTCGAGTCGTTGCCTTATTCTTTGAATAGCGTGCAAGTGAAAGACCATATAAAATGTTCAGTTGAGGGAAGTGAGGAGCAGAGGAGCAGACAGATAATGGTCAAACTCT ATGGCCAATCACCAACTCTCGATCCAGATACAGCAAACCCATACCTCGTTCTGACAGACAACAATAGAACAGTGTCAGCATCGAATTACATCCAGGTGTTTCCGAAAAGTACACAAATCTTTGACCGGTGGCCCCAGATCCTTGGTGCTAAGGGTGTGAGTTATGGCCAGTCTTACTGGGAGATCCAGGTGAAGGATGGCGACGGGGCCTGGAGCATTGGAGTGTGCTACAAGAGTatcaacaggaaaggagagggtaATGACTGTCTGCTGGGGTTTAATGATAAATCATGGTGCATCCACTCTGGGCCGGATGCCTTATCAGGTCTACACAACGGCAGGAGAATTGCCGTGAAGGCAGAGAAACCCTCCACAGTTGGAGTGTATATCAATTTTGAAGGTGGGATAATCTCCTTCTACAGTGTGCCAGGGAGTGAACTCACCTTGTTGCACACCTTCAATGGAAGATTCACTGAGCCCCTCTACCCAGCCCTGCGGGTCCGAATGGGAGtgaccctgtccctgtctgtcctgAAGTGA
- the LOC122555710 gene encoding BEN domain-containing protein 5-like isoform X1 — protein MAAVAKFAFVRFLDDNGVSRIVSIQEDVQKFKLLTHNPSRVYMVRWIQASIGKSEDYNSGEYMRSPNDPYYKAQIMLLAESPEEIRAERAKHKLLKYPTWDSNVESDSASHGPGPSRNTQGKRVLEATGVTRKDKRARTESAWRKHLQRLIDGFKTEMPDCALGNMTDALSVSGGFVNEMTPPPRMVGHDWQERKPGLMQVEAENKVLRQKVESLNSDLQEATRIIRRLQERMDQLQDLNCRLQERLLNRAQPRQPALSRRAVDLTRPALPRSVQMNTEPSPTFTGTDGETSTCADNLYIPIDGMVQLQGGLEITERQWENVLRSKTNSMFVKTLAAAVWGSDVLRNRSIHGRVCARFINADTPPVPKPALSPVKLSAIKACYGHYLRSKGMSTEGVCKEQARVHGYISEKIMDLNRTRKSSLAQESVSQ, from the exons ATGGCGGCAGTCGCAAAATTTGCATTTGTCAGATTCCTTGATGACAATGGGGTATCTAGGATTGTGTCCATTCAGGAGGACGTCCAAAAGTTTAAGCTCCTGACACACAATCCCAGCAGGGTATATATGGTTCGATGGATCCAGGCGAGCATTGGCAAGTCAGAGGACTATAACTCTGGTGAATATATGCGGAGCCCCAATGATCCATACTATAAAGCACAGATCATGCTTCTCGCAG AGTCCCCTgaagagatcagagctgaaagagcTAAACATAAACTGCTGAAGTATCCTACCTGGGATAGCAATGTGGAATCGGACAGTGCCAGTCATGGGCCTGGCCCAAGCAGGAACACACAGGGGAAGAGAGTATTAGAGGCCACTGGTGTGACAAGG AAGGATAAGAGAGCTCGGACAGAAAGTGCGTGGAGAAAACATCTGCAGAGGCTAATAGATGGTTTCAAGACCGAGATGCCCGACTGTGCTCTGGGGAATATGACAGATGCCCTCTCTGTATCAGGAGGGTTTGTGAATGAGATGACCCCGCCACCAAGGATGGTCGGACATGACTGGCAGGAAAGGAAACCAGGGCTCATGCAGGTGGAAGCTGAGAACAAAGTCCTCAGGCAGAAGGTGGAGTCCCTAAACAGTGACCTGCAGGAGGCTACAAGAATCATCCGTCGCCTGCAGGAGAGAATGGACCAGCTGCAGGACCTCAACTGCCGACTCCAAGAGCGACTCCTAAACCGCGCCCAGC CACGCCAACCTGCACTGTCCAGACGGGCCGTGGATCTGACAAGACCAGCACTGCCCAGATCAGTGCAGATGAATACGGAGCCTTCACCCACATTCACTGGCACAGACGGAGAGACCAGCACCTGTGCAGACAATCTCTATATTCCTATCGATGGAATG GTTCAACTTCAGGGTGGTCTGGAGATTACAGAGCGCCAATGGGAAAATGTTCTGCGATCGAAGACAAACTCGATGTTTGTCAAGACCCTGGCTGCCGCTGTATGGGGCTCGGACGTGCTCCGCAATAGGTCGATTCATGGCAGAGTGTGTGCCCGCTTCATCAATGCGGACACACCTCCGGTACCGAAGCCTGCACTTTCTCCTGTTAAACTGAGTGCTATTAAAG CTTGCTACGGCCACTATCTCAGATCTAAGGGGATGAGTACTGAAGGGGTCTGTAAGGAGCAAGCCCGGGTCCATGGTTATATATCAGAGAAGATCATGGACCTAAACAGAACAAGAAAGAGCAGCCTGGCACAAGAGTCGGTGTCACAGTGA